A stretch of the Nitrospirota bacterium genome encodes the following:
- a CDS encoding TIGR00730 family Rossman fold protein has protein sequence MEDLKTSETWRVFRIQSELVEGFETLNDLGPAVTIFGSARLKPGNAYYDDAVTVARKLADDGFAIITGGGPGIMEGANKGAKKGKAHSVGLNIEIPSEQVPNKYQDISLSFRYFFIRKLMFIKYAIAYIIFPGGFGTMDELFEALTLVQTKRIKSFPIILYGTEYWEGLIDWMKKTLVAQGTIDREDFALFSLVDKPEEVLFLINEHFRVFADIRPKMRAKKRPGK, from the coding sequence CTGAGACATGGCGCGTATTTCGGATCCAGTCAGAACTTGTAGAAGGGTTTGAGACCCTGAATGACCTCGGCCCTGCGGTCACGATTTTCGGCAGCGCGCGGCTGAAACCGGGAAATGCGTATTACGACGATGCCGTGACTGTTGCAAGAAAACTTGCCGATGACGGGTTTGCTATTATCACGGGCGGCGGCCCCGGTATTATGGAAGGAGCGAATAAGGGAGCAAAAAAGGGGAAAGCCCATTCTGTGGGGCTGAATATAGAAATCCCGAGTGAACAGGTCCCCAACAAATACCAGGATATCAGCCTTTCATTCCGTTACTTTTTCATCAGGAAACTGATGTTCATAAAATACGCTATTGCGTATATTATATTCCCCGGCGGATTTGGGACCATGGACGAACTTTTCGAGGCGCTTACCCTTGTGCAGACAAAACGCATCAAGTCATTTCCGATCATCCTCTATGGCACTGAATACTGGGAGGGGCTTATTGACTGGATGAAAAAAACGCTCGTTGCGCAGGGGACGATTGACCGCGAGGACTTCGCACTTTTTTCGCTGGTAGATAAGCCTGAGGAAGTGCTATTTCTTATTAATGAGCATTTCAGGGTCTTTGCAGACATCAGGCCGAAGATGAGGGCAAAGAAGCGGCCCGGAAAATGA
- a CDS encoding class I SAM-dependent RNA methyltransferase has translation MNKNRIFITCGRGIDPYLEQEVAELGFPIFFKTQAGIETEGTMKDAMDLNLRLRTGLRVLFLVDEFTADNPEALYRKIHAIPWEEFISPNGYFSITSTVDTPTIDNTVYASQKCKDAIVDRFMKKFNKRPDSGPDRSRAVFHLHWQGEDCRIYIDTSGEPLSKRGYRKLPYKAPLQESLAAAIVKASGWNDSGPFINPMCGSGTIAIEAALIALNRPSGILKVNFGFQHLKGYDAEAWEEIRTRAKSEVLKNLKSKIIATDTSDEAVDAARKNALTAGVEHLIEFSVCDFADTLVPEGGGVLVMNPEYGERLGTVADLENVYRRIGDFLKQKCRGYSGYVLTGNPELAKKIGLRSRRKMLFFNGPIECRLLEYELYSGSRKRKEE, from the coding sequence ATGAATAAAAACAGAATATTCATCACCTGCGGCCGCGGTATAGACCCTTATCTTGAGCAGGAAGTGGCTGAGCTCGGTTTCCCGATCTTTTTTAAGACACAGGCAGGCATAGAGACCGAGGGGACCATGAAGGATGCCATGGACCTAAATCTTCGGCTCAGGACAGGGCTTAGAGTATTATTTCTTGTTGACGAGTTTACTGCTGACAATCCTGAGGCGCTTTACCGGAAGATCCATGCCATACCATGGGAAGAGTTCATCAGCCCAAACGGTTACTTCAGCATCACCTCAACGGTTGATACCCCTACGATAGACAATACGGTATATGCAAGCCAGAAGTGCAAAGACGCGATTGTCGATCGTTTTATGAAGAAGTTCAATAAACGGCCTGACTCCGGGCCGGACCGCAGCCGGGCCGTGTTTCATCTGCACTGGCAGGGGGAGGACTGTCGGATCTATATCGATACCTCTGGCGAGCCGCTTTCTAAAAGAGGATACCGCAAGCTCCCTTACAAGGCCCCTCTGCAGGAGTCGCTTGCTGCTGCTATCGTTAAGGCCTCCGGGTGGAACGACAGCGGCCCGTTTATTAACCCCATGTGCGGCAGCGGAACGATTGCCATTGAAGCAGCGCTTATTGCCCTGAACCGGCCCTCAGGCATCCTCAAGGTCAACTTCGGGTTTCAGCATCTGAAAGGCTATGATGCCGAAGCCTGGGAAGAAATACGAACCAGGGCCAAGTCAGAAGTCCTGAAAAACCTGAAGTCTAAAATCATTGCCACTGACACAAGCGATGAGGCTGTCGATGCAGCCCGGAAAAATGCTCTGACAGCAGGAGTGGAGCATCTGATCGAATTCAGTGTTTGTGACTTTGCAGACACTCTGGTCCCTGAGGGCGGCGGTGTTTTGGTGATGAACCCCGAATATGGTGAGCGGCTGGGTACAGTCGCGGATTTGGAGAATGTGTATAGAAGGATAGGGGATTTTCTGAAACAGAAATGCCGGGGTTATTCAGGGTATGTGTTAACCGGCAATCCCGAGCTTGCCAAAAAGATAGGTCTCAGGTCCAGAAGAAAGATGCTTTTTTTCAACGGACCCATTGAATGCCGCTTGCTTGAATATGAACTCTACAGCGGCAGCAGGAAGAGAAAAGAAGAATAA
- a CDS encoding host attachment protein: MDKVIIAVDLGHFKAYKVTKQEHESPKIELIESYDSMEAHGKLSDKLSDSAGRFAEGGGKNGAAKGYGEPHNIALEMEKKAAKLISNDINAIIKKEGLPKWHLAASKMINNQILDNLDAAVKAKLDKNIMSNLTNTDKSDIMKHFE; the protein is encoded by the coding sequence ATGGATAAAGTTATCATTGCAGTTGATCTGGGACATTTCAAGGCGTACAAGGTCACCAAACAGGAGCATGAAAGCCCCAAAATAGAACTTATCGAAAGTTATGATTCAATGGAGGCCCATGGAAAATTGAGCGACAAGCTGAGCGACTCAGCCGGTCGTTTCGCTGAGGGAGGAGGGAAAAACGGGGCAGCTAAAGGATACGGCGAGCCGCACAATATAGCACTTGAAATGGAAAAAAAGGCTGCAAAGCTTATTTCGAACGATATCAACGCCATTATCAAAAAAGAAGGATTGCCCAAATGGCACCTTGCTGCGAGCAAGATGATCAACAACCAGATCCTTGACAATCTCGATGCCGCAGTAAAGGCAAAACTTGACAAGAACATTATGTCAAACCTTACAAATACCGACAAATCAGACATTATGAAGCACTTTGAGTAA
- a CDS encoding peptidyl-prolyl cis-trans isomerase, translated as MKCSRTLPAGFAGVLVCAVLVLCGGRTAVAFAETDQPLAVIGSVKVTEKDFRSEMDRGGYGLSGRFERPEQREALLEDMVRSEVLYATAIKDGYDRRPVVLDALKRIIINHYRQDHLDRELSKITVTEDEIRAFYNEQASEYSTPQMVRAAVIEIAVPAKASDEKRAEFQKKAEDARADALSIDPAVLSFGSVAVKYSDDQVGRYRGGDTGLMKRADAVARWGKEIADAIFSITDPGQISPVIVSPAGFYVVKLMERKESVRRPLAEVNEIIRSRLFFEKKVQKEKEFYGKLSAALNVEINRDLLGKIPLPAGGPRFAPPALPRQ; from the coding sequence ATGAAATGTAGCAGAACGCTTCCTGCCGGATTTGCAGGAGTTCTGGTCTGTGCCGTGTTAGTTCTGTGTGGGGGCCGAACTGCCGTTGCTTTTGCTGAAACTGACCAGCCTCTTGCGGTAATTGGCAGCGTAAAAGTGACAGAGAAGGACTTTAGGTCCGAAATGGACAGAGGCGGATACGGTCTTTCGGGCAGGTTTGAACGACCTGAACAGAGAGAGGCCCTGCTTGAGGACATGGTAAGATCTGAAGTGCTTTATGCCACGGCCATAAAGGATGGATATGACAGGAGGCCTGTGGTGCTCGATGCGCTTAAGCGGATCATTATCAATCATTACCGACAGGATCATCTTGATCGGGAGCTATCAAAAATTACGGTAACGGAAGATGAGATTCGTGCGTTTTACAATGAACAAGCCAGTGAGTATTCCACTCCACAGATGGTGCGGGCTGCGGTCATTGAAATAGCTGTCCCGGCAAAAGCCTCTGATGAAAAGAGAGCAGAATTTCAAAAAAAAGCAGAAGATGCAAGGGCAGATGCTCTGAGCATTGATCCTGCTGTTCTTTCTTTCGGATCGGTTGCGGTTAAATATTCGGATGACCAGGTAGGCCGTTACCGGGGCGGCGACACAGGGCTCATGAAACGGGCGGATGCGGTTGCCAGATGGGGAAAAGAGATTGCTGACGCCATATTTTCCATTACGGATCCCGGGCAGATCAGTCCGGTGATCGTTTCTCCAGCAGGGTTTTACGTTGTGAAATTGATGGAGAGAAAAGAAAGTGTCCGTCGTCCCCTTGCAGAGGTAAATGAGATCATACGCAGCAGGCTTTTCTTCGAAAAGAAGGTGCAGAAAGAGAAGGAATTCTACGGGAAACTCTCTGCCGCACTGAACGTGGAGATAAACAGAGATCTTCTTGGCAAGATACCGCTGCCGGCAGGAGGACCCAGATTCGCTCCTCCTGCATTGCCGAGACAATAA